The nucleotide window ATCAAACACCTTTCTATTCACACAGATACAGCCTAACATTCAGCCTAACATACTGTTCTTTAGTTTTACCTTATTTAAGGTACTCCAGGGAGATTCGGGAAATTAATTACGAAACAACACAACAGTCACTAATCAAACTTCCAAAAAGACCAACAAGAGTGATTAACAAGGCTAAAGACCGGGATCAGACTAACCcattatttatccaaatattttgcaTATATACAACATTTTGTACAGAACGACAAAATACTCTTCAATTAAAGCCAATGCTGTACacaatttcattcataaatataaaaataattctaagtTAATTAAGTACTGCACTGCCCATAGCAAAGAAATCACTAAGCATGATATTTTGCATTGCAAATTGTCATCTGAATAAAGGTACTGATGATACAAGTTTGCCCCCTTGCAGctggttaaaaaatatatagaatggTCTTTGCTGCTTTCTCTAGAGGCTGATTCTAGACCAAATTTACCACAGGGGCCCGTGCAGACAGTGTTTTTATGGGGACTCTTaacaaagaattaaacaaaaacacaacaatatttaataatttaatagcCTAATGtgagccaaagagccactttttttgtcttttgatgtACACAGTATTCATCCTCTTTGAAATTGTTCAGCTTATAATGCGCGTCTATTCACTCAAgcctgtatttttaaaagcgtTTGTGCTTCTAAGGACATGGAATCGGGTCGCggacttttaaaaagaagcgGGTTGATACCAGCTCACCGCGGAtgcgtagtgtccgtctctaggcaACGGTGACGTTCAGCGTCGGTCCTAGAGTTCTGGGGTCCTTTAGCTACCGCCACGACAAAttagctgaccttaatatttcctgtgttttattttggtcattattgTTAAACTTAGTTTGGATGTACGTATGATAGGCGTTTCTATCGGACAGTTATGTATCGGTTCAATACAGGACACACATTTAACGGACAAATATGGGACGACTCCGTATTTATGGGAAGGATGGCGACCTGATTCAAGGGCGCCACCTAAAACAGGCCTAGATACGCCACTGCTATGCAAACACTGGACTGATGAAGATGTATGCTTGTAAATTCCTGGACTAAAACTCATCTGACCACTTGGGGGCACTCGATGAACACTGAAAAGTAACACCAAAGCTCAGCTGATTGGTGAAAAACTAAAGAGGTtgtgtttaagaaaaaagtGTCAAATTGGTCCTAATGCGGTTTAACACCTTGATCCCAATTTATGTGTAGCATGTGATACACACTTCAAAGATATCTCAAGAAATTCAcgtgctctctctctctctttctcattttatatatatatatatatatatatatatacacattggAAAActgtacatacatatatatatatatatatatatatatatatatatatatatatatatatatatatatatatatatatatatatatatatatatatatatatatatatatatatatatatatatatatatatatatatgtacagttTTCCAATGTGTGCAAAGTTGAAATGTCTTCcatcctgtttgttttgctttttattttgttcatccatccatccatccatccatccatccatccatccatccatccattttctgtacacccttcttcttccctaatggggtcgggagggtattttgttcaaaacaatgctatttattattttcatttatttatttgtgtattgTGGACTGTCATTTGTGGAATGCTTCCTTAATATGTACCCTAATTTTCACTATGTAGTATAAtgtcactgcaaaaaacacaatgattaaaaaaatagcacaACTACACAAATACTTTCAATGGGAATCTAACTGCCTTTTTCTGAAATACCATTGCAACATAATCATGGTAGATGTCCTTTAGAATGGCAGAATGTGTGAGGTCTGTGAAATATCTAAGCTCAATTTGATGATTGATTTTCATTAGGTTTCAGAAACTCAAATTCTCACAAACAGGGTTAGAAAAACATTAGAGTGGTAAATGAGCCAAAATTATAAAcatctttcctcttttctctgttgTGTAGCATTATTTAACATGAACATAACTGTAGCAGTGTTCTAAGTGCAATGGGAACTGATTCCTGAACATTTCAATGCCTTCTGTATTCCAGGATTCTATTATGATAAATGTATTAGCTTTATAAGCAATTAGAAGCACTTGTCTAATTTTAGTTCATATGATAAAGTCTATGGTCTCTTTTCAATAATTTAGGGCTGGTgtgattttgtatttctttgaaaagtagttaatttgaaaaaaagagcATTCCTCCACAGTAAGGAATGCTAAGATGGAAAGCACAGAATTTAGTTCTGCTGCCACACTTTTTATCTTAGTGTTttattggaagaaaaagaaaatgctaaaaatgtgTAATGTTCAATGTCTTCTAGGCATTGAGACATGGTGAAGATGAGTTTTTTGGTGCCAGATAACCTGATCTGAGTGTTTTATAAACTGCTGATCTGCTTTTACTCTCATATCTAACCAACTCTTGGCTTTACAAACAATGgtgtgaaaaagagaaaacatctggTGAGTCAGCTGCAAAAGCTTCTTGTTggtgtcaaaggtcagaggaaATTATCAAAAGGCTACAGTAGCCCAAAAACATTTGTCAAAGCCATCTCTGAATGGGTTATAGCTTAAACTTTGAAGATGGGCTTTAGCAGCAGAAGATTTCACCAGATAACGTTCATGTAAGAAAGGAAGCAGAGGCTACATGCCTAACAGACTCACCAGAATTAGAAAATTACTGATTGGAAAAATATCTGTGAAGGGGATATTTTCCTGATAGACTTTGGGCACCAAAGCAtcaatggaaaattatttaagtgCTGTGACCTATCTGCGTATTGGTTATAAACTAGCCAATCCCTTCTTGAACAGTGTCTGTATGGTAACTTACCATGATaactttccacttcacaaagcttaaagtcattttaaaactttgtgtgtgctgaagtttttttgttttttttacagtagtCCAATGGACTCCACAGTACCCAGATGTCAATTCAATAACACCTTTGTGATATGTGATTTGCACTGAATGTGTAATGCTATCATTAATATAACTATGGTGCTGTATACTTAATGTTCAAAACGCACTTTTGTAAATTAACCTCAAACTATAATCCGGGTCAGAAATACAAACCaaggtaaagaaaaatattctgtaaaaccTCTACATTTCATTTCTGAGGCAATTCTATGCTTAATGTTCTTTTCTACTGGGCTTTTGACATTGTTTGTATTcataatacaaatataaataacagGAGAACTAGTAAATGTGAGAACgaaaaataacaatagctgaGGTTCAGGTCAAATGAAACTGGAAGTCCAGAGAAAAGATCGATGTGTTAGTGATGATGtgctaataaaacaaacatttgctaAAGATAAATTTTGGGGTGCAAAGACCACATAAAAGTTATTGTGACCCGTAACAAAATGTCATACTGTTATCTAACTCACTAACCTGATCTGATAAGACAGAATTTCCCCCCTTTGTTTGAATGCTGGAAATTATTATTTCCCCAAGGGGTGGAGTCTGTAAAGCATTATGCCTGGGAAGACATAAATGAAACAGCAGACAGAAAGTAGAGACTTGGGGGCTAACCAGACCAGACAGCTGTGAGGTCATGGTAAGTCACTGGAGTGTCACTTGTTTGGCAGCACTAGCTCTGCTATGCTGCTTGGCTAGCAAGGAAGCAGAGGCACAGAAGAATCCTCAAATGCCTCAGTATCCCCAGAAACCTCAGATGCCTCAGTACCCTCAGCAACCTCAGATCCCTTACCCTCAACTTCAGAACCCTCAGCAACGTCAGAACCCTTACCCTCAACCTCAGAACTCTCAGCAACCTCAGATCCTTTACCCTCAACCTCAGAACTCTCAGCAACATCAGAGCCCTTACCTTCAACAACCTCAGAACCCTTATCCTCAACCTCAGAACCCTCAGCAACCTCAGAACCCTCAGCAACCTCAGAACCCTTACCCTCAACCTCAGCAACGTCAGAACCCTTTCACTCAACCTCAGAACCCTCAGCAACCTCAGAACCCTTACCCTCAACCTCAGAACCCTTACCCTCAACCTCAGAACCCTCAGCAACCCCAGAACCTCTACCCCCAGCAACCTCAGAACCCTTACCCTCAACCTCTGAACCCCCAGCAAGCTCAAAATCCCCAGCAACCTCAGAACCCTTACCCCCAGCAACCTCAGAATCTTTACCCTCAGCAACCTCAGAACCCCCAGCAACGTCGACCTCTGATCCCCCAGCAACCTCGACCTCAGAACCCCCAGCAATTGCCATATGATGCTTTAAAGCCTCAGTACCCTCCATATCCTAAGCCCCAAATGCCTATGAAACCTCAGTATCCTCGGCCACAGATGCCTCAAGCAACCAGCATTCCCCCCATGAGACCACATGACCCTTTGATTCCCAGCCCTACAAGGTGTGATGTGCCAACAGTTTCAAGAGTACCATGTGGAGCTCCAGACATCACTGCCACTGAATGTGAGGCCAGAGATTGTTGCTTTCAAGGCCAGTCTTGCTACTTTGGAAAAGGAGGTGAGTGTTGAACCGGCTGCTCTTgtaagacaaaaactgaaatacattAGCCTGTAAAACATCTAATTCAAAACGAAAGTAACTAATTGGAAGTTCTTACAAGTGGAATTTGGTGTGTATAGTTTAACTTAtatcctgtctttttttttccattagtgACAGTCCAGTGTACCAAGGATGGCcaatttattgttgttgtagCCAAAGACGTCACCCTGCCCCACATTGACCTTGAAACAATCTCACTGTGGGAAGGAGGTCCAGGCTGTACACACGTTGACTCTAATTCTATTTTTGCTATCTATTTCTTTCCTGTTACTGCCTGTGGCACTGTTGTCAtggtaaaatcaaaattaaaaattgctttaatttagGCAATAATCCAgttgtttttcaataattaaccattttgccattttaaaacattgtagGAGGAGCCTGGAGTTATAATCTATCAGAACAGTATGACATCTTCCTATGAAGTGGGCATTGGGCCTCTTGGAGCTATTACCAGGGACAGCAGCTATGAGTAGGTGAACATTAGAAAAGTAtcatattttaagaataaatataTA belongs to Gambusia affinis linkage group LG08, SWU_Gaff_1.0, whole genome shotgun sequence and includes:
- the LOC122835471 gene encoding zona pellucida sperm-binding protein 4-like, which codes for MVSHWSVTCLAALALLCCLASKEAEAQKNPQMPQYPQKPQMPQYPQQPQIPYPQLQNPQQRQNPYPQPQNSQQPQILYPQPQNSQQHQSPYLQQPQNPYPQPQNPQQPQNPQQPQNPYPQPQQRQNPFTQPQNPQQPQNPYPQPQNPYPQPQNPQQPQNLYPQQPQNPYPQPLNPQQAQNPQQPQNPYPQQPQNLYPQQPQNPQQRRPLIPQQPRPQNPQQLPYDALKPQYPPYPKPQMPMKPQYPRPQMPQATSIPPMRPHDPLIPSPTRCDVPTVSRVPCGAPDITATECEARDCCFQGQSCYFGKGVTVQCTKDGQFIVVVAKDVTLPHIDLETISLWEGGPGCTHVDSNSIFAIYFFPVTACGTVVMEEPGVIIYQNSMTSSYEVGIGPLGAITRDSSYELIFQCKYIGTSVETLVVEVLLLDNPPLPVAVGLGPIRVGLKLANGQCITKGCNDVDAAYTSYYQDSDYPVGKALRDPVYVEVQLLNRTDPTLVLTLGRCWATTSPNPHSLPQWDILINGCPYEDDRYLSTLVPVGPSSGLEFPTHYRRFIFKTFTFVDTNSMEPLREYVYIHCSTAVCVPGYGVSCEPLCHTIGKRDTKASEERKVEPKVVVSSGQVIMTVRQE